A genomic stretch from Streptomyces sp. QL37 includes:
- a CDS encoding zinc-binding dehydrogenase, which yields MTTEGDEAILMTPSNAPHLPSWCIRTDGSGPWQVESSVAPQPGPGEVLVEVHAFALSESDWTERDTGMPAVGRPLVREWDWAGRVVSTGPGVSPELVGQNTVAREALEDRTISSARPAKAGTATDVETRSRQVVPGLLTGHLAVSRSALQLLPDGTDLAAAALLGRASVAAEVLESAEPKAGERVAIFGAGAVGLLLVQLLSLARPCEVVVIDPSPERGALALAAGATRHCRTLDAARVANVFDVVVDTTGTAAAPGSACLLAARSARVVFTRTFPEGTPLLDRTMLALRELSLLTATVATSRAWYTAVRAFDEGLIDSRPLIAREIPVASLADGAACAGDGSTEALVTVLLST from the coding sequence GTGACAACAGAAGGAGACGAGGCGATTCTCATGACGCCATCCAATGCGCCGCACCTGCCCAGTTGGTGCATCCGGACAGATGGATCCGGGCCGTGGCAGGTGGAAAGCAGTGTCGCACCGCAGCCCGGGCCCGGTGAAGTCCTCGTCGAGGTCCACGCGTTCGCGTTGTCCGAGAGCGACTGGACTGAGCGCGACACCGGCATGCCGGCCGTTGGGCGCCCGCTCGTTCGAGAGTGGGACTGGGCCGGGCGGGTCGTGTCGACCGGCCCAGGAGTGAGCCCGGAGCTGGTGGGACAAAACACCGTGGCGCGCGAGGCCCTGGAGGACCGGACGATCAGCAGTGCCCGCCCCGCGAAAGCAGGCACAGCCACCGACGTCGAAACCCGTTCGCGTCAGGTCGTGCCTGGTCTCCTCACCGGACACCTGGCCGTGTCCCGGTCGGCCCTGCAGCTGCTTCCGGACGGTACAGATCTCGCGGCCGCCGCATTGCTGGGCCGCGCCTCGGTGGCAGCCGAAGTGCTGGAGTCGGCTGAGCCGAAGGCGGGGGAGCGCGTTGCCATTTTCGGAGCCGGCGCGGTGGGGCTCCTACTGGTGCAGCTACTGTCCCTCGCCCGCCCGTGCGAGGTCGTCGTCATCGACCCGTCCCCGGAGCGCGGCGCGCTTGCCCTTGCCGCAGGGGCCACGCGCCACTGTCGGACGCTGGACGCCGCGAGGGTGGCGAACGTCTTCGACGTGGTGGTGGACACCACCGGGACCGCCGCCGCTCCCGGCTCGGCATGTCTCCTGGCTGCCCGCTCGGCGCGGGTCGTGTTCACCCGTACGTTCCCCGAAGGCACGCCGTTGCTGGACCGGACCATGCTGGCACTGCGCGAACTGAGCCTGCTCACAGCCACGGTGGCCACCTCCCGTGCCTGGTACACCGCCGTGCGGGCTTTCGACGAGGGCCTTATCGACTCCCGCCCGCTCATCGCGCGTGAGATTCCGGTGGCATCCTTGGCCGACGGCGCCGCGTGTGCTGGAGACGGCAGCACGGAGGCGCTCGTGACGGTTCTGCTGAGCACCTGA
- the araD gene encoding L-ribulose-5-phosphate 4-epimerase AraD, which produces MSTAGKPASSSTVSAELRREVLEANLRIPQAGLATLTWGNVSAVDRAAGVFVIKPSGVPYDSLSEEHLVVVGLEDGSVVEGDLRPSTDTETHRSLYLAFPSIGGITHTHSTHAVAFAQARRAIPVLGTTHADTFNGPVPVTADLTPEQCARDYEFNTGQVIVDLLEASDQRAAEVPGALVSCHGPFTWGATAMKSLEHAIICEAVAEMAINTIALGAGEPPRHLLDRHYTRKHGPNAYYGNPPIG; this is translated from the coding sequence ATGAGCACCGCCGGAAAGCCCGCGTCGAGCAGCACCGTCTCCGCGGAGCTACGCCGTGAGGTTCTTGAAGCCAACCTTCGCATTCCGCAGGCCGGTCTTGCCACGCTGACGTGGGGCAACGTAAGCGCCGTAGACCGTGCGGCTGGTGTGTTCGTCATCAAGCCGTCGGGCGTGCCCTACGACTCGCTCTCCGAGGAACACCTGGTGGTGGTCGGCCTTGAGGACGGCAGCGTCGTCGAGGGCGATCTGCGGCCGTCGACCGACACGGAGACACATCGGAGCCTCTACCTGGCTTTCCCCTCCATCGGGGGCATCACGCATACACACTCCACACACGCGGTCGCGTTCGCGCAGGCTCGCCGTGCGATTCCTGTCCTCGGGACCACGCACGCGGACACCTTCAACGGCCCTGTGCCCGTCACCGCGGACCTGACTCCCGAACAGTGCGCTCGTGATTACGAGTTCAACACCGGCCAAGTGATCGTGGACCTCCTCGAAGCAAGCGATCAGCGGGCCGCAGAAGTGCCGGGGGCACTGGTCTCCTGCCACGGCCCCTTCACCTGGGGAGCGACAGCGATGAAGTCGCTGGAGCACGCGATCATCTGCGAGGCGGTGGCGGAGATGGCCATCAACACCATTGCGTTGGGTGCCGGCGAGCCGCCCCGGCATCTTCTGGACCGGCACTACACCCGTAAGCACGGCCCGAACGCCTACTACGGCAACCCACCCATCGGCTGA
- a CDS encoding TetR/AcrR family transcriptional regulator, with the protein MQPTPSDSGRRANDGPKAAVRNRAALIAAAREIYAADGPNAPLSAIARRAGVSQGVLYRHFPDRSTLATAVLEENVRQVEQMATTEGTTLRDVLGVVTWHLTESAAFIGLLHADTAGSPSGLSTADLDLAERVERSLRRHLPVGHQLGAADDLMLAVAMVSGAVTGPTRETRERRTLAAWRLLGVEVGPVRPFGA; encoded by the coding sequence ATGCAGCCCACCCCTTCGGACTCCGGGCGGCGCGCGAACGACGGGCCGAAGGCTGCCGTACGCAATCGAGCCGCTCTGATCGCCGCCGCCCGAGAGATCTACGCAGCGGACGGCCCGAACGCCCCGCTCTCCGCCATCGCACGACGGGCCGGAGTCAGCCAGGGAGTCCTGTACAGGCATTTTCCCGACCGCTCCACCCTGGCGACCGCGGTGCTCGAGGAGAACGTTCGTCAGGTCGAGCAGATGGCAACCACCGAAGGGACGACCTTGCGCGACGTGCTCGGTGTGGTGACCTGGCATCTCACTGAGTCCGCAGCTTTCATCGGCCTTCTGCACGCCGACACAGCAGGCAGCCCATCAGGCTTGAGCACGGCCGACTTGGATCTGGCCGAGCGAGTGGAACGCTCCCTGCGAAGACACCTGCCCGTCGGCCATCAGCTGGGCGCGGCGGACGATCTCATGCTCGCCGTAGCCATGGTCTCCGGTGCCGTCACCGGCCCCACGCGCGAGACGCGGGAACGCCGAACACTGGCCGCTTGGCGATTGCTCGGCGTCGAGGTGGGGCCGGTGCGGCCCTTCGGTGCCTGA
- a CDS encoding NAD(P)/FAD-dependent oxidoreductase, protein MTPPQATTEHALAALRQRYRVERERRVRPDGAGQYHATEAEFGYYAADPYTGEPAAREPLQDTVDVAVIGGGFGGILAGARMRQQGMESVRIVEKGGDFGGTWYWNRYPGIHCDIESHVYLPMLDETGYVPEWKYAPGEEIRRHAVRIAQQFNLYSDTLFSTAVTSLTWDEDSETWIVATDRGDAFHATYVVTATGTLSEPKLPGIPGIEEFAGHTFHTSRWDYGYTGGTAEGGMTGLAQKRVGIVGTGATGIQVIPMLAEDAGHVYVFQRTPSTVDVRANRRTTAADVGADRAGWAHERRENYLRIVSGEAVEKDLVADRWTESADLLEKLLPSFRRQGDRDAFEAAYEVADATKMNELRARVEQSVTDPETAEALKPWYRYACKRPTFSDKYYQAFNRDNVTLVDTADTHGIERITERGVVVGDSAYELDCLIFATGFSVGTSGILSGKLPVHGRGGTQMLHAWAKEGPRTLHGFTSNGFPNLIQMGALQNASSVNFTHVLDEQAVHAAALVAAAEAKGALVEPSREAEDAWIAVLTEDAPDHEWFHAECTPGYYNREGRGRPSGPMAYPHGAFAFHGLLKRWREESMGEILEARASADGQTSPGDESAVGASR, encoded by the coding sequence ATGACACCCCCTCAAGCAACCACCGAGCATGCACTCGCCGCCCTGAGGCAGCGGTACCGCGTCGAGCGCGAGCGGCGTGTACGCCCGGACGGCGCCGGCCAGTACCACGCCACGGAAGCCGAGTTCGGCTACTACGCCGCGGACCCGTACACCGGGGAACCGGCCGCACGTGAGCCGCTGCAGGACACCGTCGACGTCGCCGTGATCGGCGGTGGGTTCGGCGGGATCCTCGCCGGGGCGCGGATGCGGCAACAGGGCATGGAGAGCGTCAGAATCGTCGAGAAGGGAGGCGACTTCGGAGGTACCTGGTACTGGAACCGTTACCCGGGCATCCACTGCGACATCGAGTCGCACGTCTACCTGCCGATGCTCGACGAGACCGGCTACGTCCCGGAATGGAAATACGCCCCCGGCGAGGAGATCCGCCGCCACGCGGTGCGCATCGCACAGCAGTTCAACCTCTACTCGGACACCCTGTTCTCCACCGCGGTCACCTCGCTGACCTGGGACGAGGACTCCGAGACATGGATCGTCGCCACCGACAGGGGCGACGCGTTCCACGCCACGTACGTCGTCACGGCCACTGGCACCCTCTCCGAACCGAAGCTCCCCGGAATACCCGGCATCGAGGAATTCGCAGGCCACACCTTCCACACATCGAGGTGGGACTACGGCTACACCGGCGGCACCGCCGAAGGCGGCATGACCGGGCTCGCGCAGAAGCGGGTGGGAATCGTGGGCACCGGAGCCACCGGCATCCAGGTCATTCCGATGCTGGCCGAGGACGCCGGACACGTGTACGTCTTCCAGCGCACACCCTCCACCGTGGACGTGCGCGCCAACCGCCGCACCACGGCCGCCGACGTCGGCGCCGACCGCGCGGGCTGGGCACACGAGCGCCGCGAGAACTACCTCCGCATCGTCTCCGGTGAGGCCGTCGAAAAGGATCTGGTGGCAGACCGCTGGACCGAGTCAGCGGACCTTCTGGAGAAGCTGCTCCCCAGCTTCCGCCGCCAGGGCGACCGGGACGCCTTCGAAGCCGCATACGAGGTCGCCGACGCCACCAAGATGAACGAGCTCCGGGCCCGGGTCGAACAGAGCGTCACCGACCCGGAAACCGCGGAAGCCCTCAAGCCGTGGTACCGCTACGCCTGCAAGCGCCCCACCTTTTCCGACAAGTACTACCAAGCGTTCAACCGTGACAACGTCACTCTGGTCGACACGGCGGACACGCACGGCATCGAGCGCATCACCGAACGTGGCGTCGTGGTCGGCGATTCGGCATACGAACTCGATTGCCTCATCTTCGCCACGGGTTTCTCCGTCGGGACGTCCGGCATCCTCTCCGGAAAGCTCCCCGTCCACGGCCGGGGAGGCACCCAGATGCTGCACGCGTGGGCGAAGGAAGGCCCGCGCACTCTGCACGGCTTCACCAGCAACGGCTTCCCGAACCTGATCCAGATGGGAGCGTTGCAGAACGCCAGCAGCGTCAACTTCACGCACGTGCTGGACGAGCAGGCCGTCCACGCCGCAGCCCTCGTCGCGGCCGCCGAAGCCAAGGGTGCCCTCGTCGAACCCTCCCGAGAGGCCGAGGACGCCTGGATCGCCGTCCTGACCGAGGACGCCCCCGACCACGAGTGGTTCCACGCCGAGTGCACCCCCGGGTACTACAACCGCGAAGGTCGCGGCCGTCCCAGCGGTCCGATGGCCTACCCCCACGGGGCGTTCGCCTTCCACGGACTCCTCAAGCGATGGCGCGAGGAATCCATGGGCGAGATCCTCGAGGCCCGGGCTTCCGCCGATGGCCAGACCTCCCCGGGGGACGAATCAGCGGTCGGCGCGTCACGATAG
- a CDS encoding MFS transporter, producing the protein MDDPQPAARSGPIVATLALAGTVAAIMQTLVTPLIADMPQILDTTASNAAWVVTVTLLVAGVCVPVSGRLGDLLGKRRMLLVCTVPLVVGSVVCALASSVVPMIIGRGLQGMGMGMVPLGIAMLRDVVPAKKLSGSIALVSASMGIGGAIGLPLAAAVAQYADWRVLFWGSAALALAIGIVIYFVIPDVPAGAKGQRFDAPGAVGLAIGLVSLLLGISKGGDWGWTSGTTLGLLALAVVSLAAWGFYELRTRDPLVDLRTTARPRVLFTNAASILIGVGMYAFMLIAPQLLQFPEATGYGLGQSMLAAGLWIAPGGVMMMIISPLGGKLINKHGPKFALICGALVMAAGYGIALPLMGTAWGLMIVGIVINSGVALAYGSMPALIMSAVPVSETAAANGFNTLMRSLGTTIGSAVIGVVLAQMTMTMGGQTLASESGFRTGLMIGCGVALVSAAVACLIPAVRGNAASPATEQAPAEQAPARA; encoded by the coding sequence GTGGACGACCCCCAGCCGGCCGCACGTTCAGGTCCCATCGTCGCTACGCTCGCCCTGGCGGGAACAGTGGCCGCCATCATGCAGACGCTGGTGACCCCACTGATCGCGGACATGCCGCAGATCCTTGACACCACCGCCTCGAACGCGGCCTGGGTGGTCACCGTCACCTTGCTCGTCGCCGGTGTGTGCGTGCCGGTCTCCGGTCGCCTCGGTGACCTGCTGGGCAAACGACGCATGCTGCTGGTCTGCACGGTGCCCCTGGTCGTCGGCTCCGTCGTCTGCGCGCTGGCCTCGTCCGTGGTACCAATGATCATCGGGCGGGGTCTCCAGGGGATGGGCATGGGCATGGTGCCCCTGGGCATCGCCATGCTGCGGGACGTGGTCCCGGCCAAGAAGCTGAGCGGTTCCATCGCCCTGGTGAGCGCCTCCATGGGTATCGGCGGGGCCATCGGTCTGCCCCTCGCCGCAGCGGTCGCCCAGTACGCTGACTGGAGGGTCCTGTTCTGGGGCTCCGCCGCGCTCGCCCTGGCCATCGGCATCGTCATCTACTTCGTCATCCCGGATGTCCCGGCGGGCGCCAAGGGGCAGCGTTTCGACGCGCCCGGCGCCGTCGGACTCGCCATCGGCCTGGTCTCGCTGCTGCTGGGCATCTCCAAGGGCGGTGACTGGGGCTGGACCTCCGGCACCACGCTGGGCCTGCTCGCCCTGGCCGTTGTTTCGCTCGCCGCGTGGGGCTTCTACGAACTTCGCACCCGCGACCCCTTGGTCGATCTGCGGACCACCGCCCGCCCTCGCGTGCTGTTCACCAACGCTGCCTCCATACTCATCGGCGTGGGCATGTACGCCTTCATGCTGATCGCACCGCAGCTGCTCCAGTTCCCCGAAGCCACCGGCTACGGCCTCGGACAGTCGATGCTGGCAGCCGGCCTCTGGATCGCGCCCGGTGGCGTGATGATGATGATCATCTCTCCGCTCGGCGGAAAGCTCATCAACAAGCATGGCCCGAAATTTGCCTTGATCTGCGGCGCTCTCGTGATGGCGGCCGGCTACGGCATCGCCCTGCCTCTCATGGGTACCGCGTGGGGCCTGATGATCGTCGGCATCGTGATCAACAGCGGCGTCGCCCTCGCCTACGGTTCCATGCCAGCTCTCATCATGAGCGCCGTTCCGGTGTCCGAGACCGCAGCAGCCAACGGCTTCAACACCCTCATGCGCTCCCTCGGCACCACCATCGGCTCAGCGGTGATCGGAGTCGTGCTGGCACAGATGACCATGACCATGGGCGGTCAGACGCTCGCGTCCGAAAGCGGTTTCCGTACAGGTCTGATGATCGGCTGCGGTGTGGCTCTCGTCTCGGCAGCCGTCGCCTGCCTCATCCCCGCGGTGCGGGGCAACGCCGCTTCGCCGGCCACGGAGCAAGCCCCGGCCGAGCAAGCACCCGCACGCGCCTGA
- a CDS encoding MarR family transcriptional regulator: protein MLLGRYMHLRHGKEHRAEGILDRSAYILLSRIRVQGPMSIGQLGEAFGLDVSTLNRQTAAAARAGLVERIPDPDGGLARKFRITEEGARRLDQDRARVIAGLDRIMADWPEERIAAFADHLQHFNASLEQLHGLPWPRQGEPRAGA from the coding sequence ATGCTGCTGGGTCGTTACATGCATCTGCGTCACGGCAAGGAGCATCGGGCGGAAGGCATCCTCGACCGCAGCGCATACATCCTGCTCAGCCGCATCCGTGTGCAGGGTCCGATGTCGATCGGGCAGCTCGGTGAGGCGTTCGGGCTGGATGTTTCGACACTCAACCGTCAGACCGCTGCCGCTGCGAGGGCGGGTCTCGTCGAGCGCATCCCTGACCCCGACGGCGGTCTGGCCCGCAAGTTCCGCATCACCGAAGAGGGTGCGCGTCGCCTTGATCAGGACCGCGCCCGCGTCATAGCGGGCCTGGACCGGATCATGGCTGATTGGCCGGAGGAAAGGATCGCGGCGTTCGCTGATCACCTCCAACACTTCAACGCCAGTCTCGAGCAACTGCACGGGTTGCCCTGGCCGCGACAGGGAGAGCCCCGCGCGGGCGCGTGA
- a CDS encoding glycoside hydrolase family 3 N-terminal domain-containing protein — MPDLPFRDAALSVEERVEDLLSRLTPEEKAGQLTMYFYMGTGEPVPEDFDIESLPPEHRAFIDQPRKVEAAAASGGAGGLLFVKDPKLANRLQHRAVTESRLGIPLLFGYDVIHGMRTIFPVPIGLSATWSPETLEAVQTVAAREARAVGIHWTFAPMIDITRDARWGRIIEGSGEDPVLTAAMAVAQVRGFQGDFGTDRLLAGPKHLAGYGAARGGRDYDDADISDSELWNVYLPPFQAAVEAGAANIMSAYMDLNGVPASGNRWLLTDVLRNTLGFTGWVVSDANAVRSLETQHFARDQKDAAARALHAGLDMEMATFDPAYEHLPEALAEGAVSALELDQAVRRVLTAKFRLGLFEEPYVEEESAPGVLADTIHRDVARDAAEKSMVLLKNDDRTLPLKAGELRSVAVVGQLADSKRDTLGPWVFEHDTQETVTVLEGLRKRLGDGVRVEHASGAGIVERVFPSPFDAMDPTVERTAADRDEDTEIAQAVELAGSADVAVVVVGQRQNQIGEKASTSTLDLPGRQLEQLQRITATGTPVVLVVMTGRPVDLRWADENVAAIVQAWYPGTRGGEAVASLLLGDVSPAGRLPFTWPRHVGQVPMTYAHYRTFDPEQQGTRYFEEESTPLYPFGHGLAYAEFDYGNLRVDTPSIPLGGTAKVSVDVTNTSDRTADEVVQVYTHQRFGTSSRPVRELKGFERVTIGAGETETVTFELGPEQLRYWSAATRGYVQDATTLDIWVGGSSTAQLTTTLGVTA, encoded by the coding sequence ATGCCCGATCTGCCCTTCCGTGACGCCGCTCTCTCCGTCGAGGAGCGTGTCGAGGACCTCCTGTCCCGCCTTACGCCTGAGGAGAAGGCCGGGCAGCTCACGATGTACTTCTACATGGGCACGGGCGAGCCCGTGCCCGAGGACTTCGACATCGAGTCGCTGCCGCCCGAGCACCGCGCGTTCATCGACCAGCCCCGCAAGGTCGAGGCTGCGGCGGCGAGCGGCGGAGCCGGCGGTCTGCTCTTCGTGAAGGACCCGAAGCTGGCCAACCGTCTGCAACACAGGGCGGTGACGGAGAGCCGCCTGGGCATCCCGTTGCTGTTCGGCTACGACGTCATCCATGGAATGCGGACGATCTTCCCGGTACCGATCGGACTGAGCGCGACCTGGTCCCCCGAGACCCTTGAGGCCGTGCAGACGGTCGCCGCTCGGGAAGCGCGCGCAGTCGGTATCCACTGGACGTTCGCGCCGATGATCGACATAACTCGTGACGCCCGCTGGGGCCGCATCATCGAGGGCTCCGGCGAGGACCCGGTACTCACCGCGGCCATGGCCGTTGCCCAGGTGAGAGGCTTCCAGGGCGACTTCGGCACGGACCGGCTGCTGGCCGGACCGAAGCACCTCGCCGGATACGGCGCGGCACGCGGCGGCAGGGACTACGACGACGCGGACATCTCCGACTCCGAGCTCTGGAACGTCTACCTTCCGCCGTTCCAGGCGGCCGTCGAGGCCGGCGCCGCCAACATCATGAGCGCCTACATGGACCTCAACGGCGTCCCGGCCTCCGGCAACCGCTGGCTCCTGACCGACGTCCTCCGTAACACGCTGGGCTTCACGGGGTGGGTGGTCTCCGACGCCAATGCCGTCCGGTCGCTGGAGACCCAGCACTTCGCACGGGACCAGAAGGACGCGGCGGCACGGGCACTCCACGCAGGTCTCGACATGGAGATGGCCACGTTCGACCCGGCGTACGAGCACTTGCCCGAGGCACTCGCGGAAGGGGCGGTGAGCGCGCTGGAGCTGGACCAGGCGGTGCGCCGCGTCCTCACAGCGAAGTTCCGCCTCGGCCTGTTCGAGGAACCGTACGTCGAGGAGGAATCGGCGCCCGGAGTCCTCGCCGACACCATCCACCGGGACGTCGCCCGCGACGCGGCAGAGAAGTCGATGGTGCTTCTGAAGAACGACGACCGGACCCTGCCCCTGAAGGCGGGTGAACTGCGGTCGGTCGCAGTCGTCGGACAGCTCGCCGACAGCAAGCGCGACACCCTCGGCCCCTGGGTGTTCGAGCACGACACTCAGGAGACCGTCACCGTCCTGGAAGGACTGCGCAAGCGCCTGGGAGACGGCGTCCGCGTCGAGCACGCCTCTGGCGCGGGCATCGTCGAGCGCGTCTTCCCCTCTCCGTTCGATGCGATGGACCCGACCGTCGAGCGGACGGCCGCAGATCGCGACGAGGACACCGAGATCGCCCAGGCAGTGGAACTGGCCGGCTCGGCGGACGTCGCCGTGGTCGTGGTCGGCCAGAGGCAGAATCAGATCGGCGAGAAGGCGTCGACCTCCACGCTGGATCTCCCCGGCCGCCAGTTGGAACAGCTCCAGAGGATCACCGCCACCGGAACCCCGGTCGTCCTCGTCGTCATGACGGGCCGCCCGGTGGACCTGCGCTGGGCGGACGAGAACGTCGCGGCGATCGTACAGGCGTGGTACCCGGGCACCCGGGGCGGCGAAGCGGTCGCCTCGCTGCTGCTGGGCGACGTCTCGCCGGCCGGACGCCTGCCCTTCACCTGGCCCCGCCACGTCGGTCAGGTACCGATGACGTACGCCCACTACCGAACCTTCGACCCCGAACAGCAGGGCACGCGCTACTTCGAGGAGGAGAGCACACCGCTCTACCCCTTCGGGCACGGCCTCGCCTACGCGGAGTTCGACTACGGGAACCTGCGCGTCGACACCCCGTCGATACCGCTGGGCGGCACGGCGAAGGTCTCCGTGGACGTCACCAACACCTCCGACCGTACGGCAGACGAGGTCGTCCAGGTCTACACGCACCAGCGCTTCGGCACCTCGTCCCGCCCCGTGCGCGAACTCAAGGGCTTCGAGCGCGTGACGATCGGGGCAGGCGAAACCGAGACAGTGACGTTCGAGCTCGGCCCGGAGCAGTTGCGCTACTGGTCCGCTGCTACGCGCGGCTATGTGCAGGATGCCACGACGCTGGACATCTGGGTCGGGGGGAGCTCCACGGCGCAGCTCACCACGACATTGGGTGTGACCGCCTGA
- a CDS encoding alpha/beta hydrolase fold domain-containing protein, translating into MPLDPFLAEKMHLLDGLPDWGSMQSDPEAVRRFTEFFTDPGEWQMPEVDTEDRTVPGPHGEVPVRLYRPRRRAADRALLWLHGGGFMGGNLEMPEAHVVSAELAARSGALVVSVDYRLAVDGTHYPVPVDDVDATWRWLTESGWTNSGSVALGGASAGAALALSVALRLRDQGQRLPDGLLLAYPFAHFPTPSLDTASAEQMSVLPSLMRFTPESIEHMVRNYVGRISALPAYAMPGAADLTGLPPTSLVLAEYDDLRPSGELLRRQMEETGVPVETYFSPGMTHGHLNRGPSLGEVDRSLDFFARALSR; encoded by the coding sequence ATGCCACTCGACCCCTTCCTCGCGGAGAAAATGCACCTGCTCGACGGCCTCCCGGACTGGGGGAGCATGCAGTCCGACCCGGAAGCCGTGCGCAGGTTCACCGAGTTCTTCACCGACCCCGGTGAGTGGCAGATGCCGGAGGTCGATACGGAGGACCGCACGGTGCCCGGTCCGCACGGGGAGGTTCCGGTGCGCCTCTACCGGCCCCGTCGGCGCGCCGCCGACCGGGCCTTGCTCTGGCTGCATGGCGGCGGGTTCATGGGCGGCAATCTGGAGATGCCGGAAGCTCATGTGGTGTCGGCCGAACTCGCCGCTCGATCAGGGGCGTTGGTGGTCTCCGTCGACTACCGCCTCGCCGTCGACGGCACACACTACCCGGTGCCGGTCGACGACGTGGACGCCACTTGGCGCTGGTTGACGGAGAGCGGGTGGACCAACTCCGGGTCCGTCGCCCTGGGCGGTGCGAGCGCCGGCGCAGCCCTCGCGCTCTCGGTGGCACTCCGCCTCCGCGACCAGGGGCAGCGCCTGCCCGACGGCCTCCTGCTCGCCTATCCGTTCGCCCACTTCCCGACGCCGTCGCTCGACACGGCGAGCGCCGAGCAAATGAGCGTCCTGCCCTCGCTCATGCGGTTCACTCCGGAGTCCATCGAGCACATGGTCCGCAACTACGTCGGCCGTATCAGCGCGCTTCCGGCGTACGCGATGCCCGGGGCAGCGGACCTGACCGGGCTTCCACCCACCAGCCTCGTACTGGCGGAGTACGACGACCTGCGGCCCTCCGGCGAACTCCTCAGGCGGCAGATGGAGGAGACCGGCGTTCCCGTCGAGACATACTTCTCGCCAGGCATGACGCACGGGCACCTGAACCGGGGCCCGTCCCTCGGCGAAGTCGACCGCTCCCTGGACTTCTTCGCACGGGCGCTCTCTCGCTGA
- a CDS encoding SMP-30/gluconolactonase/LRE family protein, translating into MQRPSIRAMAVLATLGMLTLTGCGTETGDPAGRATTGMAGRTIQAHKVMQLTQVHEGTGMTLLEGPTFDDHGALFVVDVTAPRGEPKVLRVDVKEKTSRAVHTDSRGSYTSAQFSPYDGRLYLTDYAHGEVVSLAPDGSDPQTFFAGEVEGAQMNPDDIAFDKAGDLYVSDSRGLPEGEPRGRVVRIDRDGKKATVLADGLSATNGISFDAEYRGLWFSELTQNRISYLHLDAQPGTAPLHTAVRVDGGLAQTDSIAVDADGNLYQALHGRPAMIVYDRYGERLATIEVPARTKGLESATNVAITPGGTKAYMTVSGPAGGYLYTFDALAEGVRQSNGG; encoded by the coding sequence ATGCAACGACCCTCGATTCGAGCCATGGCCGTGCTCGCCACCTTGGGCATGCTGACCCTCACGGGATGCGGGACCGAGACAGGCGATCCCGCCGGTCGGGCGACTACCGGTATGGCCGGCAGGACGATTCAGGCACACAAGGTCATGCAGCTGACACAGGTCCACGAAGGGACGGGCATGACCCTTCTGGAGGGGCCGACCTTCGACGACCACGGGGCCCTGTTCGTCGTCGATGTCACCGCCCCTCGGGGAGAGCCGAAGGTGCTGCGTGTCGATGTCAAGGAGAAGACGTCGCGGGCTGTTCACACCGACAGCCGTGGGTCCTACACCTCGGCGCAGTTCAGCCCGTATGACGGGCGGCTCTACCTGACCGACTACGCCCACGGCGAGGTCGTGAGCCTTGCCCCGGACGGCAGTGATCCGCAGACCTTCTTCGCCGGCGAGGTCGAGGGAGCGCAGATGAACCCCGATGACATCGCCTTCGACAAGGCCGGTGACTTGTACGTCTCCGACTCACGCGGGCTTCCTGAGGGGGAGCCGCGCGGGCGAGTGGTGCGTATTGACCGCGATGGCAAGAAGGCCACCGTTCTGGCGGACGGCCTCTCCGCTACGAACGGGATCTCGTTCGACGCGGAATATCGAGGTCTGTGGTTCAGCGAACTCACACAGAACCGGATCTCCTACCTCCACCTTGACGCGCAGCCCGGAACGGCTCCTCTGCACACCGCTGTCCGAGTCGACGGAGGGCTCGCCCAGACGGACTCGATAGCCGTGGACGCGGACGGCAATCTTTACCAGGCTCTGCATGGTCGCCCTGCGATGATCGTGTACGACCGGTATGGCGAGCGCCTGGCGACGATCGAAGTTCCCGCTCGCACCAAGGGGCTGGAATCAGCGACGAACGTGGCGATCACGCCCGGTGGAACCAAGGCGTACATGACCGTCAGCGGCCCGGCCGGAGGATACCTCTACACGTTCGACGCGCTGGCGGAAGGCGTCCGCCAGTCCAACGGAGGCTGA